Proteins encoded by one window of Mustelus asterias chromosome 9, sMusAst1.hap1.1, whole genome shotgun sequence:
- the ifng1 gene encoding interferon gamma: MIFLAFFIIGMVSNVLSDSARCAPLNSLDEPLTQLSKHFNINHHEVSEGGEIFTSMLRKYRQAPESGVMLNVILRWYLDLFAHLKPQSGVESQISIVANSLKECLNSRTENNNLLSDLKELSKIKWEDQLIQRKAILELEGILNIMKETGKRRRKRNMGRRQRT, translated from the exons ATGATTTTTCTGGCATTTTTCATCATTGGGATGGTCAGTAACGTACTATCAGACTCTGCTCGATGTGCACCTCTCAACTCATTGGATGAACCACTAACACAGCTGAGCAAACACTTT AACATAAACCATCACGAGGTTTCTGAAGGAGGAGAAATATTTACCTCAATGCTTAGAAAGTACAGACAG GCACCTGAATCAGGCGTCATGTTGAATGTCATTTTGCGATGGTACTTGGATTTGTTTGCTCATCTAAAGCCCCAGAGTGGAGTTGAGAGCCAAATTAGCATTGTTGCAAATAGCTTGAAAGAATGTTTGAACTCCAGAACAGAAAACAACAATCTTCTCAGCGATCTCAAGGAATTAAGCAAGATTAAG TGGGAAGATCAACTGATTCAGCGCAAAGCCATCCTTGAACTTGAAGGAATTCTGAACATAATGAAAGAGACTGGGAAAAGAAGGCGCAAGAGGAACATGGGAAGGAGGCAGAGAACCTAA